The stretch of DNA CAGAGGAAAAGGATTTTGTTTTGGGGTGAACTgccctttaaatgtttcatatttcTAGCTTGATGCATCAGATTCACACACTGGAGGTCTCTGGTGGTGAGGACGGCTGCAGGAAGCAGACTCACGCTGGAGGTGATATTTGCTTCCATAGCTGAAGATTTCTGTGGTCACACGGTCGATATTGTTGACCTCTTTCTCCAACAGGAAGTCGCTCCTGTCTTGATACCACTCCTTCACCACAGTGACCTCAGTgccttcaacacacacacacacacacacacacacacacacacacacacacacacacacacacacacacacacacacacacacacacacacacaggttactTATCACAAATtcaaaaggacaaaaataaatacatatataattACAATCAATTCTAAACATTCAGGAAGTCAGGAAGGTGCTGTTAGTCAATAAGACTGACTGCTGCTGGAGGTGATGAGCTGCACTGGTCTAATCATGAGCATCGTTGTGATTTTGATGATGAATCATACTTTGGGAAAGCAGACCCAGCTCTACTTCTACACGATGACAGAAACATGTGGCACTCACAGTCCCGGTCTTTGTATTTGGTCAGTCGTGTGACGAGGCCGTGCGACCTTCTGCGCGGTGCAAACCTCTCCAGCTGGGCTTGTTTGTAGCGGATCACTTTCTCTCCTCCTGGAAAACGGTTCTCCATGGCTGAATAATGAAAAAGCAGTTTTAGAGGTTTTAGAGCATCATGTGACCTCTGTTTGGATTtgagtcttttttcttttagatggAATGACAACACAAATAGCTTAAGAAAGAGTAGAAGTCAGCACAGAGTACTACCAGATACCATCTACCTTCATGTGAGATAGCGATGTATCTGACCCAGGATCTCGGCATCTCAAAAACGTTGGGCTCGTCCTCCTTTGAGACAAAGAAAGTTCAGTTTATAGTTACTGTATTcacagtaaaatgtgttttatttagctgtagctcacatttaaatttttattcgaAGTATGGCCTAGATCAATCTCTTTGTGGTGGAACAATTCTCCAAAACCCTGACTTTAGTTCATAACCCTGCTTTCCTTTAGAGGTGAcgaataacaacaacaaaaaaaagggtgaaatcaaagtgaaaaaacgATGCAGAGGTTAGTCCATTTCATTGTAGCAACTCAAAGTGATACTCAGGGCTCCTAATGaaatgatggatggtgtcctggaggatctccttgAGGATCTGGagcagggcatcactgagctcctggacagtctgaggtccaACCTGGactaaaacataatgtcccagagtttctattggatttaggtcaggtgacgTCAGGGGCCACTCAATGGTATCAGTTCGTTCATCCAGGAACcacctgcatactctcaccacatgaggctgggcattgttgtgcaccaggaggaaccactgcaccagcgtagggtctgacaggtccaaggacttcatcctgatacctgatggcagtcagggtgctgctgctgagcctgtagaggtctctgtgtccctccatggatgtgcctccccagaccatcactgacccaccaccaaagcggtcatgctgaatgatgttacaggcagcataacgttctccacagcttctccagaccatTTCacctctgtcacatgtgctcagggtgaacctgcttccatctgtgaaaagcacagggcacaggTGGTGGTGCTGATgtgttaaggaccttctcctgtccagctctcctacagttcctgcctgtctcctggaatctcctccatgctctgagactgtgctgggagacacagcaaaccttctgccaatggcacgtattgatgtgccatcctggaggagttggactacctgtgcagcctctgtagggtccaggtatgacctcatgctgccagcagtgacactgaccctagccaaatgcagaactagggaagaaaacatgaacaaaaacacagaaacgaTGAGGAGTCATCTTTTCTGACCTGtaaaatcattcctgttttggaggcTGTCTCATTGTGTCCTTTCTAGTGCACCCGCTGTTAAATTCATGaccaccaaagcagctgaaacagaatGTATCTAATCTAGATCAGATTAATCTAATATAGTCTGTATACTGTATTTTAATtatggaaaatgtattttacatGATGTTGAATAAATTTTTTGGTATTCTTCTGGTGCACCAACTGTCAGAATATTACCATCACAAAGATGTTAGCATTCGAATCTGCCCCAGTTTTTAACTCTCATTTATGTATTCTTGCTTGGTGTTTTTGGTGGCTCAGGTCGTATTTTGCTGCTTTGTGgaataaaaaacatataaaaaggTGCAGTTATAAAGGCTCCTCATGCCTCAGTACGTTCCTGTGTATCACTGTTAACCCTGTGGGACTAATTTATGCCACTAAACCAGCTGGatgtaagaaaaataaagaaaaataaagtgtgCTGGGAGTGATCTGGCACTGTTGAAGAAAGGTTTATGCTTTTTGCAGGCTAAGCTGTGGAACTTCATGATCATAATGTACACACAGTAAAACAGACATACATCAGGTACCTCCACCAGGTTGCTCTTTTTGCCCATCAGTTTCAGGTCTTTTCTCTTCAGGACTTTTTGAATCAGCTGCTTTTTGCTGGGCGCTCCAAACAGGAGTGGTTCCCACGTCTTCAAGTCGTCCAGGTCAAACATCAAATCCTACACAAGGAACATATTTAATCAAACCTGCTCTGTTTCGTCTGCACTGACTCGGACTCTGTGCGGACTCACGGCACAGCCGTTGCTGCAGTCCTGCATGTTGACGTAGTAGTTGAGGTTGTTCCACACGCTCTCGATGCCCAGGAATTTGTCACTGTTGGTAGGGTAGCTGATCCCAGTCAGAGGGTCGATGAAGAAGTTCTCCTGGATGCTCCGACTCCCTGACAGCACCAGCACCCAGCAGTGCACCCGCAGACCTCGCAGCGGGTCGGCGAGTTGCTGATTTTTCTCCTGGTTGTTAAAGGAATGAAGACGAGTTCATCGCTGCTTTAAGGAACCTCTCTCGTTAATGTGGTGAGGACTTACTGAACAACGTGCACCATTTCTACTGAACTTCAGTCAGTAAATCCATGCTAATAAATGAATTTGTATACACTTCAAACCAGCTTCACAAAGTACTTCataaaaaactcaacaaaatacaaaagcacAGGAAATGAAGACGAATAAAACCGACACAATGGATgatcaaagcataaaaaaaaacataactggGACGACTTCAAACACagtaacatttaaacatttctaCGTTACTTTTAGTCATATTATATACAGCTTATTGCTATTACTCAAATTTTTGTCCTGATACTATTGTGCATTTTTGGAGGAGTCAGATGAATGAACTGTGATGTTTGTTGTTACTGTTGCACCTGCAGAAGCTACTTAAGCTCATCATCTCAAACCTTCAGACGGGACCTTTGTATTAGGAACCAGTTTCGATTTTAAAAGTTGGATCAAATTAAACTCCCTGCCTGGTTGGCGAGTGCTCGCTGTCATGAAGGGAAATATGTTGCAAAGAGAGTTTCACGTGATGCGTTGGCTGCTTGCAGACTGCCGCAGTTACCTGTAGTTTGCGTGAAAGACACAGactgcaaactggaaatggagaacaccttcaaagtaaaagatgtGCCTTCCCACTGCAACCAACACTTTACTCTGAATGACCTGTTTCCTGTTTACATCACACCTTTCACAGTGtccctgcagctctgcaggcAGTTTCCAAACAGTCTGAAGGcaagtctgtgtatgcaaacggtttttggtgcagcaaaaAAGTAGTTACGGTTGTTTTGTGACCAATTTCTTGTTACCAACTGTAAACAACCTCCAGCAAACGGTGACTGGAGGTCACCAGGGGGTCGCTGACCAggctctaggcctgtgtgactgaggcctaattAGAGcaactgaactggacctctgcatcgtgtttgtgctgttgggccttttagagcatttttaacacaataatctgacaaataatacgACATCCTGTGTGAGAGGAAGGCTGCGCTCCAGTTCAGGTGGGAAAATTCTCACAGTTTATTGGTGCAGCGCGTTTATGAAGCTAGTTCACATTCGCTGATAAATGAACACAGTCTCATCTACATGTACACGGCAATGGCCATCCTGCTAAAACTAAACTGCATATGTCAGTACAGCAGATGAGCTCTATGTTGAATCCGCTGTGACCAAACAAACAGTGTGCTCATTAAACATGTTCATCTTTTGAGGACACTGTACAGTAAATGGACATAAAGTTGTGACAGTAAAAAGCATTAGAAATTAGGTTCCAGATAACTTTAAATACTAAATGCAAATAGTTTTAGATTCAACAGTAAGCAGGCTGATAAACAGACAAGGACGTGCAGAGAGGATGAACTGATCTGGGTGCTGCAGGGTAAATACTGCAGATCCTGTTAATGTGACTGCTGGTTTATAAAGTACATATTCCAGTATGCATGAGCTCCTTGGTTGTAGCGTATAATCTAATGTAATTAAACTGCAGCTATAGTGAAAAGATCCCTTTACCTCCTGTAGTTTTTGTTTCTCAAGCAGCGCCGCTTCAGcttcctgtttcttcttctctcgcTGGGCCAGAAAATGGCTCTTCTGCTCCAGCTGAAGCTTTGCTGAGTATTTATTATCCCGCTGCTTCTGCTCCGGGGTCACTGCCtgcacacgaacacacacaacCAAGCAGCTACACATGTGAGACAACAATCTGTGTGATGGTGGACCACGTGTACATACAATTATGCATGCCATTACCTTGACCTCagtgtccagcagggggcactCCTGCAGGCTCTGATCCAGCACACACATCTCTTTAACGGCGTAGCCGCTGACGCAGTAGGCGTCGTAGTTTTCGCCAAGCAGCAGGCTGCACAGCAGAGTGGCATACTCAAAACACGTGGCTCTCTGACTCTGCAGCACCGCGGTGGGAGAGAACAGGTGTTTTGGCTGCAACAGGAGACACCGAGAGACATCTTCACTGAgagagtgtatgtgtgtatttatggaTGTGAATTTGATTGCGTGCTACAGCCTTATGGGCGTGGGATCTTGTTCTTACAAAGAATTTTTATTATCCACCTTCTTGAAAAGCTAAAACATGTTCATGACaatgactgtatataaaagacagacACAGCTTCGAGGTCTGACAAGTGAAGCTAATGCAGAAATCACTTGAACCTGCATGCTCTCTAACGGCCATTTCTGGCTTTGTGCTACATGTGAGAAGCACAACTGTGGAAAATCTCCTGTCTAAAATTTGTGTGTCCTGAGTCACTCATGGGGTCCCCAGTTAGTTGGACATGCAAGAAACCCCTCATCTAAGAGGTGTCCTGGTCAGGTGAAGCTCCTCAGCTggttcctttcaatgtggaggagcaatGGCTTTCAGGTTAAAGCGGAAGTGGTTCCTATAGTCCTGCTAGTTTCCTTCATTGgatgttcctcccaaagtgcaaggaaATATTTCTGTGCAGACTTTTTTTGAATCATcttcaaaataattaaagagGTCCTGGTTTTTTTTGCTCCTTCAAAGGGATAACACCTacccactggtacagatatgtggatGACACTTGGGTCAAAACCAAAGTTTACTGGAAGCCCACACGGACCAGCAcctactctttgactcccaccaccctctggaacacaaacttggggtgatcaggaccctacgaCACCGGgcagaaagtgttccctctgaggctgaagggaaacaaaaggaacacacatatattaagaaagccctcaaaacatgtggttaccccaactgggctttcatcagatcagccaagatgcacaggaatgaaggccaaacacaatcTATGGAGAATaagaatgacaagaggaagaacattgtcatcccttatgtggcagcttgtcagagaaactcaggagaattttctccaagcatgacatctcagtatacttcaaaccaagtcacaccctaaggcaaaaactggttcatcccaaggacaaacccccaaacacaagatcagcaatgtGGTCCAGTGCTCGGACCTCAGGAcaggactcagctgtacatctgcacttaaaggttaaaggtcacttTTCGAGGATGCCaacgttcacattttggaccgtgaagacagatggtttgtccactgtgaacgaccatcactgaacagaggaggtggattatgccaacagctgtcagccacctatAACGCAGTCCTGAGATCTCTTCCCTGGTGCCTCAATCTCCACCCACACCTtccttcaggtgacctcaataggtcacatgatagaACAGGGCAAGGTCACACAGCGATTTCACACAAAACTCCTGGTGGTACTGACCAACacctttttcacaccttggctcatgacGCAGATGATTAATCGCGGGTCAGTGACTTCTAAAGGCTACgccccccactagggtttaaacagctgggactctccacctctAGGCtggaggtgaaacgtcttcacaGAGgcccagtcgccttttttcaagcgcTTGAGACTTCCTGCCATGTGTTTGGCTGATTAGAGATTTGCATTAATAATGGGCTGAACAGGTGAAACTGGCTGCTGAGAATAGATCAACCTTTAAAATGTCAGCTTTGCCTTCACGCTGAGCTCTCTCCTTACTTAAAGACTCCGTATCACTGTGGGTGCTGCAGAAATCTGTCTGCCAAATCGTCTTCGTTAAAATATCATCATAGTCATAATAATTGTTTGGAGTCTCACAAGACAGAAACAGCAGGATAAAAGAAATCCTGTCCTTTACCTCTCAACCACTgagcacacaaaaaaagtttgttCCTATGGCTCTCAAACTGCCagtgaagtaaaaataaaatcttttctACTGTTCCTGTTCTGACCAGGTGCACAGGCGGATCCAAAGGGACCAGCGACAGGGAGTCGGCCACAAAAGAGGCGCAGCCCTGCCAGCTGAACAGCTCACAGTGGACCGTCGAGGTGGGCCGAAGAGACGTGGACACGAACTTCTGAATATGAGGCAGGACAGTCAGAGAAACAGAGTATTTAGCCTATTAGCAGACGGCATCTTTTCTTCAGAGACAAAAAGGTTTAACTAGAGATGTCTAAGACGGACCTACCTTTACTCCACATTCGTTGACGGGGCAGAGCAGCAGCGGTGTGCGGTCAGGACACAGGTGCGAATACTGACGCTGGAAGCTGTCGGCCATGGCTAACAGCCGAATCTCTTCTGGAGAGTTACTCCTGTAGGACTTCGGGCTGAAGAAGGAGAGCAGGTGAAGACTTACTACAATCTCATACCCATCAACACATGTGTCCACCTGTTGGTGTGCTGTTGGTCACTGAACTACTGCAGGTGAGCAGAGTCCCAGCAGAAACCCAGGTTAACTGTAATAACTGCTCGGCGTGACTGCAGTTGTTGAGTTTAGTGAAGCCAATTATTGGAAACATAAAGCCAGATAGATCCCAGATGTTCTCGTCCCCAGCAAGGTTTCCAGCTCCAACAACCACCAGCTTCTGCTTCATACTGACCTGAAGTCCATGTGAGCGATAGCTGTGGTGAGAACTTGGGTTTTGGCTCTGACCCCCGGGGCAAAGCTAAAGGGCCAGATTTTCAcaaattctttattttatggtctgtgttaaatataataaatatcttTACTAATGAcctgacaaaaataataattttctgcagcattagtCTATTATTAGTCTTCTTTTCAGCACCTGTAATGCATTTTTGTGTTATATTTTTGGTGTTCTTTGGTGATTACATCAGGTATCTGCTCTGCACctgttattgattttttttgggtGCTCTGAAATGCCCTGTTTTAAGTGATCGTGCTCAGAGTCTATTAAGTGACTTTTTGTGGAGTTGAAAAGGACAAAATTTTTACTCTATTTCTTTGTATTTCCTTccagtatatgtgtgtgtgtgtgtgtgtgcgcgcgagaGTTTGTGTGAAGCTTACAGAAGCTCCTCAGGAGCTGAAACGTCCTCCGACTGCATCAGTGCTCTGCTCCTGTGGCGATCCTCCTGGATAAAGGACAGATGCATTTATGTGCACCTGAAGGTTACACAAAatcacaaacacgcacacacatcaaACAGTCTCTgcagaaaatgtagaaaaatttacaaattaaaattattacatCTTGTCTGCTGAAAGTATTTTCttgtgcactgaaaaaaaagagagactgaaATGCCTTCAGTTAAAAACTGGCAACAAAGGCAAACACAAACTTGAATTTCTGCTCTAGaaattcataaaaaacaaacaaacaaaaaactagcGCACACTGAACTGGAAAAATTCACCTTCGTAAATGTAAGAAAACTATCGACACAACAAACAATAATTGTTCAGATTGAAGTTTATGGTGAGTCCTAACAGTTAATCCTTGTAATCAGTAATCAAGGTTCACATATCAAAAATGATATTTTGAATGGTTTTTATCTTGCCTGGGTTATCCTTGTGCTTTCATTCACTTTTCCTCAGAATAACTAAAAGccttttttatgtctttttaaaatttaaaacagatATTACAGAACCAATAAAATCAATACAATGTCAATACctacattatatttttgttttagtgcAAAACACAGTCGTTTATTCTCTAAAGTTCAGTTTATATTTTACGCTTTTTCTCATTAGGATCTTACTCTTGGTCAGTCTAGATCTGTGTCACCTCTTAAAACCCACATGGGCAGCTGTCTGAGAGTTGAATTTTATTGACTTATCAATTCTAATTATGTTTAATGTCTTTTAATACTTTCAGATTTTATTGTGCTTTAATGTTAAGCACTTTGCTCAGCACTCGCTGTTTTTAacgtgctatataaataaagtggcTTGGGTTGTGTAACCCCTCACCCACCCCTAACTAACTCTAACTAACTCTAACACTCTAACTAACTAACACTAAGTCTTCAGTTAAAGCCAGCAGGACGTAAAGAAACAAGCTTTTTACTCACCCCGTCTCAACCCCAGATTGTATTCGTGACCCCTCGCTGACTCGGAAGCGCTGTTGCTGCTCCGTGTCCATGGTAACAGCAAGACGGGCCCAACGTGACTCTAAGCTGCATTCACGTCCCCTCTGAAATAACAGAATTTGGAACCTGCTTTAGAACATCTTTTAAACAGGGAATGCCAGGTTTATTCTGCCACACACCCAGGCCATTCTGATCTCCCGTGAGCTAGACCAGCTTAAACTACTGTGTGAAAATAGCCTCCCTTAGATGGTATTAAAGTAGGTTCTACTGTAGGTCTGAAAAATTAAACACTGCATTCTTGGTAAAAGCCAGCAGCAGGCTCTGGCCGTTGTGGTGAAGTTAATGGGAAAACGTCCCTCGGCTCTCTTGCTCTGTGACGTTCCTGATGATTTTAATGCACATGTGTCAGACTAAAGGGCGACGTAATTTCAAACGGCCcgcgagatgatttcatatagctataaTAATTAATGGTCAACGGTAAAcagcgctcccaccacttatactacaaatcccgcAATGCACcgcaacagctgctgcaggccaagacctgtggcTAACCCATTTGTGTTGCCAATGactcattgatcagtgatccGCAGACAGCACTTTTTCCAGTGACACAACcagcctgacccccaaaaatggccaaatgaaaagtggaaagcAGGAGGCCCTGATccctgacatcggaggtaaaccgtgTTGTAGAAGTTAAGTTAGTTTATATATAAAGtatatattttactgtaaaccTTATTTTGTCTAAATAGTAATTTAATAACTAAATTTAGGGTTAAAAATTAAGTAAAGTTATTGTCATTACATTCATGTTTACCTATTGGGGTCTTGTTGAGAACAGGTTTTCAGTAAAAGCTGGTTTGTAGTTTGAACTCTGCACTTCGCGGTTTTATGTAAATGAGGTGCAGCGCCGGAGCAGGAGAACGAGGGGAGAGATGGGGGTGCAGGGGAAGGCGCTactgatgaga from Archocentrus centrarchus isolate MPI-CPG fArcCen1 chromosome 7, fArcCen1, whole genome shotgun sequence encodes:
- the ccdc135 gene encoding dynein regulatory complex subunit 7 isoform X2, giving the protein MHLSFIQEDRHRSRALMQSEDVSAPEELLPKSYRSNSPEEIRLLAMADSFQRQYSHLCPDRTPLLLCPVNECGVKFVSTSLRPTSTVHCELFSWQGCASFVADSLSLVPLDPPVHLPKHLFSPTAVLQSQRATCFEYATLLCSLLLGENYDAYCVSGYAVKEMCVLDQSLQECPLLDTEVKAVTPEQKQRDNKYSAKLQLEQKSHFLAQREKKKQEAEAALLEKQKLQEEKNQQLADPLRGLRVHCWVLVLSGSRSIQENFFIDPLTGISYPTNSDKFLGIESVWNNLNYYVNMQDCSNGCADLMFDLDDLKTWEPLLFGAPSKKQLIQKVLKRKDLKLMGKKSNLVEVPDEDEPNVFEMPRSWVRYIAISHEAMENRFPGGEKVIRYKQAQLERFAPRRRSHGLVTRLTKYKDRDCTEVTVVKEWYQDRSDFLLEKEVNNIDRVTTEIFSYGSKYHLQLFRVKHLTVDTEVEMHFSSAHADGVVQRVLSKTEMMELFEGRRDFLCYRHVCFREHIQEFYERPEELHILKVVERFHRNSSKPASDDVAERVFLEPERLIEVTYHLTKDQSVPSKISFIKPLESEKGKAQEFSLDMISTFQVDLFEKPFTAATLREMMLGLMEAEEEVSYQIALSVGEVKKIVTCKEKSGMKVWSRAQADPVPCCDQETEEIDDILPQQEHLSEEETDSQDEQDTDLHLDFSKNEEKAKLIPLHEGTSQRSEEK
- the ccdc135 gene encoding dynein regulatory complex subunit 7 isoform X4, producing MQSEDVSAPEELLPKSYRSNSPEEIRLLAMADSFQRQYSHLCPDRTPLLLCPVNECGVKKFVSTSLRPTSTVHCELFSWQGCASFVADSLSLVPLDPPVHLPKHLFSPTAVLQSQRATCFEYATLLCSLLLGENYDAYCVSGYAVKEMCVLDQSLQECPLLDTEVKAVTPEQKQRDNKYSAKLQLEQKSHFLAQREKKKQEAEAALLEKQKLQEEKNQQLADPLRGLRVHCWVLVLSGSRSIQENFFIDPLTGISYPTNSDKFLGIESVWNNLNYYVNMQDCSNGCADLMFDLDDLKTWEPLLFGAPSKKQLIQKVLKRKDLKLMGKKSNLVEVPDEDEPNVFEMPRSWVRYIAISHEAMENRFPGGEKVIRYKQAQLERFAPRRRSHGLVTRLTKYKDRDCTEVTVVKEWYQDRSDFLLEKEVNNIDRVTTEIFSYGSKYHLQLFRVKHLTVDTEVEMHFSSAHADGVVQRVLSKTEMMELFEGRRDFLCYRHVCFREHIQEFYERPEELHILKVVERFHRNSSKPASDDVAERVFLEPERLIEVTYHLTKDQSVPSKISFIKPLESEKGKAQEFSLDMISTFQVDLFEKPFTAATLREMMLGLMEAEEEVSYQIALSVGEVKKIVTCKEKSGMKVWSRAQADPVPCCDQETEEIDDILPQQEHLSEEETDSQDEQDTDLHLDFSKNEEKAKLIPLHEGTSQRSEEK
- the ccdc135 gene encoding dynein regulatory complex subunit 7 isoform X5, which encodes MHLSFIQEDRHRSRALMQSEDVSAPEELLPKSYRSNSPEEIRLLAMADSFQRQYSHLCPDRTPLLLCPVNECGVKPKHLFSPTAVLQSQRATCFEYATLLCSLLLGENYDAYCVSGYAVKEMCVLDQSLQECPLLDTEVKAVTPEQKQRDNKYSAKLQLEQKSHFLAQREKKKQEAEAALLEKQKLQEEKNQQLADPLRGLRVHCWVLVLSGSRSIQENFFIDPLTGISYPTNSDKFLGIESVWNNLNYYVNMQDCSNGCADLMFDLDDLKTWEPLLFGAPSKKQLIQKVLKRKDLKLMGKKSNLVEVPDEDEPNVFEMPRSWVRYIAISHEAMENRFPGGEKVIRYKQAQLERFAPRRRSHGLVTRLTKYKDRDCTEVTVVKEWYQDRSDFLLEKEVNNIDRVTTEIFSYGSKYHLQLFRVKHLTVDTEVEMHFSSAHADGVVQRVLSKTEMMELFEGRRDFLCYRHVCFREHIQEFYERPEELHILKVVERFHRNSSKPASDDVAERVFLEPERLIEVTYHLTKDQSVPSKISFIKPLESEKGKAQEFSLDMISTFQVDLFEKPFTAATLREMMLGLMEAEEEVSYQIALSVGEVKKIVTCKEKSGMKVWSRAQADPVPCCDQETEEIDDILPQQEHLSEEETDSQDEQDTDLHLDFSKNEEKAKLIPLHEGTSQRSEEK
- the ccdc135 gene encoding dynein regulatory complex subunit 7 isoform X6 — its product is MHLSFIQEDRHRSRALMQSEDVSAPEELLPKSYRSNSPEEIRLLAMADSFQRQYSHLCPDRTPLLLCPVNECGVKKFVSTSLRPTSTVHCELFSWQGCASFVADSLSLVPLDPPVHLPKHLFSPTAVLQSQRATCFEYATLLCSLLLGENYDAYCVSGYAVKEMCVLDQSLQECPLLDTEVKAVTPEQKQRDNKYSAKLQLEQKSHFLAQREKKKQEAEAALLEKQKLQEEDEPNVFEMPRSWVRYIAISHEAMENRFPGGEKVIRYKQAQLERFAPRRRSHGLVTRLTKYKDRDCTEVTVVKEWYQDRSDFLLEKEVNNIDRVTTEIFSYGSKYHLQLFRVKHLTVDTEVEMHFSSAHADGVVQRVLSKTEMMELFEGRRDFLCYRHVCFREHIQEFYERPEELHILKVVERFHRNSSKPASDDVAERVFLEPERLIEVTYHLTKDQSVPSKISFIKPLESEKGKAQEFSLDMISTFQVDLFEKPFTAATLREMMLGLMEAEEEVSYQIALSVGEVKKIVTCKEKSGMKVWSRAQADPVPCCDQETEEIDDILPQQEHLSEEETDSQDEQDTDLHLDFSKNEEKAKLIPLHEGTSQRSEEK
- the ccdc135 gene encoding dynein regulatory complex subunit 7 isoform X1, which codes for MHLSFIQEDRHRSRALMQSEDVSAPEELLPKSYRSNSPEEIRLLAMADSFQRQYSHLCPDRTPLLLCPVNECGVKKFVSTSLRPTSTVHCELFSWQGCASFVADSLSLVPLDPPVHLPKHLFSPTAVLQSQRATCFEYATLLCSLLLGENYDAYCVSGYAVKEMCVLDQSLQECPLLDTEVKAVTPEQKQRDNKYSAKLQLEQKSHFLAQREKKKQEAEAALLEKQKLQEEKNQQLADPLRGLRVHCWVLVLSGSRSIQENFFIDPLTGISYPTNSDKFLGIESVWNNLNYYVNMQDCSNGCADLMFDLDDLKTWEPLLFGAPSKKQLIQKVLKRKDLKLMGKKSNLVEVPDEDEPNVFEMPRSWVRYIAISHEAMENRFPGGEKVIRYKQAQLERFAPRRRSHGLVTRLTKYKDRDCTEVTVVKEWYQDRSDFLLEKEVNNIDRVTTEIFSYGSKYHLQLFRVKHLTVDTEVEMHFSSAHADGVVQRVLSKTEMMELFEGRRDFLCYRHVCFREHIQEFYERPEELHILKVVERFHRNSSKPASDDVAERVFLEPERLIEVTYHLTKDQSVPSKISFIKPLESEKGKAQEFSLDMISTFQVDLFEKPFTAATLREMMLGLMEAEEEVSYQIALSVGEVKKIVTCKEKSGMKVWSRAQADPVPCCDQETEEIDDILPQQEHLSEEETDSQDEQDTDLHLDFSKNEEKAKLIPLHEGTSQRSEEK
- the ccdc135 gene encoding dynein regulatory complex subunit 7 isoform X3 — protein: MHLSFIQEDRHRSRALMQSEDVSAPEELLPKSYRSNSPEEIRLLAMADSFQRQYSHLCPDRTPLLLCPVNECGVKKFVSTSLRPTSTVHCELFSWQGCASFVADSLSLVPLDPPVHLPKHLFSPTAVLQSQRATCFEYATLLCSLLLGENYDAYCVSGYAVKEMCVLDQSLQECPLLDTEVKAVTPEQKQRDNKYSAKLQLEQKSHFLAQREKKKQEAEAALLEKQKLQEEKNQQLADPLRGLRVHCWVLVLSGSRSIQENFFIDPLTGISYPTNSDKFLGIESVWNNLNYYVNMQDCSNGCADLMFDLDDLKTWEPLLFGAPSKKQLIQKVLKRKDLKLMGKKSNLVEEDEPNVFEMPRSWVRYIAISHEAMENRFPGGEKVIRYKQAQLERFAPRRRSHGLVTRLTKYKDRDCTEVTVVKEWYQDRSDFLLEKEVNNIDRVTTEIFSYGSKYHLQLFRVKHLTVDTEVEMHFSSAHADGVVQRVLSKTEMMELFEGRRDFLCYRHVCFREHIQEFYERPEELHILKVVERFHRNSSKPASDDVAERVFLEPERLIEVTYHLTKDQSVPSKISFIKPLESEKGKAQEFSLDMISTFQVDLFEKPFTAATLREMMLGLMEAEEEVSYQIALSVGEVKKIVTCKEKSGMKVWSRAQADPVPCCDQETEEIDDILPQQEHLSEEETDSQDEQDTDLHLDFSKNEEKAKLIPLHEGTSQRSEEK